The Streptomyces sp. NBC_01353 genome contains a region encoding:
- the ffh gene encoding signal recognition particle protein has protein sequence MFDTLSDRLAATFKNLRGKGRLSEADIDATAREIRIALLEADVALPVVRAFIKQVKERSAGAEVSQALNPAQQVIKIVNEELIGILGGETRRLRFAKTAPTVIMLAGLQGAGKTTLAGKLGLWLKAQGHSPLLVACDLQRPNAVTQLGVVAERAGVAFYGPQPGNGVGDPVQVAKDSIEYARTKMYDVVIVDTAGRLGIDQELMQQAADIRDAVSPDEVLFVVDAMIGQDAVNTAEAFRDGVGFDGVVLSKLDGDARGGAALSIAHVTGRQIMFASNGEKLDEFDAFHPDRMASRILGMGDMLSLIEKAEQTFSQEEAAKMASKLASKKGQEFTLDDFLAQMEQVRKMGSISKLLGMLPGMAQMKEQINNIDERDVDRTAAIIKSMTPGERHDPTIINGSRRARIAKGSGVEVSAVKGLVERFFEARKMMSRMAQGGGMPGMPGMPGMGGGPGRQKKQVKQAKGKRKSGNPMKRKAEEEAAAARREQGQQGGAFGLPAAGQGPQDFELPDEFKKFMG, from the coding sequence GTGTTCGATACCCTCTCCGACCGCCTTGCAGCGACATTCAAGAATCTCCGGGGCAAGGGGCGCCTGTCCGAGGCGGACATCGACGCCACCGCGCGCGAGATCCGTATCGCCCTCCTCGAGGCGGACGTCGCCCTGCCCGTCGTCCGGGCGTTCATCAAGCAGGTCAAGGAGCGGTCCGCCGGCGCCGAGGTCTCCCAGGCGCTGAACCCCGCCCAGCAGGTCATCAAGATCGTCAACGAGGAGCTCATCGGCATCCTCGGCGGCGAGACCCGGCGCCTGCGGTTCGCCAAGACCGCGCCGACCGTGATCATGCTCGCCGGTCTCCAGGGTGCCGGTAAGACCACCCTCGCCGGAAAGCTCGGTCTCTGGCTCAAGGCGCAGGGCCACTCCCCGCTGCTCGTCGCCTGTGACCTCCAGCGCCCCAACGCCGTCACCCAGCTCGGCGTCGTCGCCGAGCGCGCGGGCGTGGCGTTCTACGGCCCGCAGCCGGGCAACGGCGTCGGTGACCCGGTCCAGGTCGCGAAGGACTCGATCGAGTACGCGCGGACCAAGATGTACGACGTCGTCATCGTCGACACCGCCGGCCGCCTCGGTATCGACCAGGAGCTGATGCAGCAGGCCGCGGACATCCGCGACGCCGTCAGCCCCGACGAGGTCCTCTTCGTCGTCGACGCCATGATCGGTCAGGACGCGGTCAACACCGCCGAGGCCTTCCGTGACGGCGTCGGCTTCGACGGCGTCGTGCTCTCCAAGCTCGACGGCGACGCCCGAGGCGGTGCCGCGCTCTCCATCGCGCACGTCACCGGCCGCCAGATCATGTTCGCCTCCAACGGCGAGAAGCTGGACGAGTTCGACGCGTTCCACCCGGACCGCATGGCGTCCCGCATCCTCGGCATGGGCGACATGCTCTCCCTGATCGAGAAGGCCGAGCAGACCTTCAGCCAGGAAGAGGCCGCCAAGATGGCCTCCAAGCTGGCGTCCAAGAAGGGGCAGGAGTTCACGCTCGACGACTTCCTGGCCCAGATGGAGCAGGTCCGCAAGATGGGCTCCATCAGCAAGCTCCTCGGAATGCTGCCCGGCATGGCGCAGATGAAGGAGCAGATCAACAACATCGACGAGCGGGACGTCGACCGCACGGCCGCGATCATCAAGTCGATGACCCCGGGCGAGCGCCACGACCCGACCATCATCAACGGCTCGCGCCGCGCCCGTATCGCCAAGGGTTCGGGCGTCGAGGTCAGCGCGGTCAAGGGCCTGGTCGAGCGGTTCTTCGAGGCCCGCAAGATGATGTCCCGCATGGCCCAGGGCGGCGGAATGCCGGGCATGCCCGGGATGCCCGGCATGGGTGGCGGCCCCGGCCGGCAGAAGAAGCAGGTCAAGCAGGCCAAGGGCAAGCGCAAGAGCGGCAACCCGATGAAGCGCAAGGCCGAGGAGGAGGCCGCCGCGGCCCGCCGTGAGCAGGGCCAGCAGGGCGGCGCGTTCGGCCTCCCGGCGGCCGGGCAGGGCCCGCAGGACTTCGAGCTCCCCGACGAGTTCAAGAAGTTCATGGGCTGA
- a CDS encoding [protein-PII] uridylyltransferase produces the protein MTSLDTSTQAEDSGPSGYAAARLRLLTEKAQSGPPRRAALARLTDDWLTGLFTAAQPPRGVALVAVGGYGRGELSPRSDLDLLLLHDGTADAGTIATLADRIWYPVWDLGLALDHSVRTTAEARKTAGDDLKVQLGLLDARTVAGDHGLVAGLRTAVLADWRNQAPKRLPELDALCRERAERMGELQFLLEPDLKEARGGLRDAQVLRAVAASWLADAPREGLDGARRRLLDARDALHLATGRATDRLALQEQDAVADELGLLDADTLLREVYESARIISYATDVTWREVNRVLKARSARPRLRTILGGRNGTKPPIERTPLAEGVVEMDGEVVLALSAKPERDSVLPLRAAAAAAQSGLPLSLHAVRRLAAAAKPLPVPWPAEAREELVTLLGAGEPTVPVWEALEAEGLITRLLPDWERVRCRPQRNPVHTWTVDRHLVETAVRASSLTRRVGRPDLLLVAALLHDIGKGWPGDHSVAGETIARDVATRIGFDRADVAVIATVVRHHLLLVETATRRDLDDPATVRSVATAVGTQGALELLHALTEADALATGPAAWSSWRASLVADLVKRVGAVLAGEPEPEPEPAAPSAEQERLAIEALRTGEPVLALHTQPETEPQDGEPEPVGVELLIALPDQPGVLPAVAGVLALHRLTVRAADLRAIELPTELGPGAVLVLNWRVAAEYGSLPQAARLRADLVRTLDGSLDIRARLAEREAAYPRRRGVTAPPPRVTVAAADSRLATVIEVRAQDAPGLLHRIGRALEGADVRVRSAHVSTLGANAVDTLYVTRPDGSLLPDEEASDLAQALEGALR, from the coding sequence GTGACGAGCCTCGATACGAGTACGCAAGCGGAAGACTCGGGACCCAGCGGATACGCGGCGGCCCGGCTGCGCCTTCTCACCGAGAAGGCGCAGTCCGGGCCGCCGCGCCGTGCTGCCCTGGCCCGGCTCACCGACGACTGGCTGACCGGACTGTTCACCGCCGCCCAACCGCCACGAGGGGTGGCGCTCGTCGCCGTCGGCGGCTACGGGCGCGGTGAACTCTCCCCGCGCAGCGACCTCGACCTGCTGCTCCTGCACGACGGAACCGCCGACGCGGGCACCATCGCCACCCTCGCCGACCGGATCTGGTACCCGGTCTGGGACCTGGGCCTCGCCCTGGACCACTCCGTACGCACCACCGCCGAGGCGCGCAAGACCGCAGGGGACGACCTCAAGGTCCAGCTCGGACTCCTGGACGCCCGGACCGTGGCCGGCGACCACGGACTCGTCGCCGGACTGCGGACCGCCGTCCTCGCCGACTGGCGCAACCAGGCACCCAAGCGGCTCCCCGAACTCGACGCGCTGTGCCGGGAGCGGGCCGAGCGCATGGGGGAGCTGCAGTTCCTCCTCGAGCCCGACCTGAAAGAGGCCAGGGGAGGGCTCCGCGACGCCCAGGTCCTGCGCGCCGTCGCCGCCTCCTGGCTCGCCGACGCCCCACGGGAGGGCCTGGACGGCGCCCGCCGCCGCCTCCTCGACGCCCGCGACGCCCTGCACCTCGCCACCGGCCGGGCCACCGACCGGCTCGCCCTCCAGGAGCAGGACGCCGTCGCCGACGAACTGGGCCTCCTCGACGCCGACACCCTGCTGCGCGAGGTGTACGAGTCCGCGCGGATCATCTCGTACGCCACCGACGTCACCTGGCGCGAGGTCAACCGCGTCCTCAAGGCCCGCTCCGCCCGACCCAGGCTGCGCACCATCCTGGGCGGCAGGAACGGCACGAAGCCGCCCATCGAACGCACCCCGCTCGCCGAAGGCGTGGTGGAGATGGACGGCGAGGTCGTCCTCGCCCTCAGCGCCAAACCCGAACGGGACTCCGTACTCCCGCTGCGGGCCGCCGCCGCGGCCGCCCAGTCCGGACTCCCCCTCTCCCTGCACGCCGTACGCAGGCTCGCGGCCGCCGCCAAACCACTGCCGGTGCCCTGGCCCGCCGAGGCCCGCGAGGAACTGGTCACCCTGCTCGGCGCGGGGGAGCCGACCGTGCCCGTCTGGGAGGCACTGGAAGCCGAAGGGCTGATCACCCGGCTCCTGCCGGACTGGGAACGCGTCCGCTGCCGCCCGCAGCGCAACCCCGTCCACACCTGGACCGTCGACCGGCACCTCGTCGAGACCGCCGTCCGCGCGTCCTCACTCACCCGCCGCGTCGGCCGGCCCGACCTCCTGCTCGTCGCCGCACTCCTGCACGACATCGGCAAGGGCTGGCCCGGCGACCACTCCGTGGCCGGCGAGACCATCGCCCGGGACGTCGCCACCCGGATCGGCTTCGACCGCGCCGACGTCGCCGTCATCGCCACCGTCGTACGCCACCATCTGCTGCTCGTCGAGACCGCGACCCGCCGCGACCTCGACGACCCCGCCACCGTACGGTCCGTCGCCACCGCCGTCGGCACCCAGGGCGCGCTGGAACTGCTGCACGCCCTCACCGAGGCCGACGCGCTGGCCACCGGACCGGCCGCCTGGTCCTCCTGGCGCGCCTCGCTCGTCGCCGATCTCGTCAAACGCGTCGGCGCCGTCCTCGCCGGAGAGCCCGAACCGGAACCGGAACCCGCCGCCCCGAGCGCGGAGCAGGAACGCCTCGCGATCGAGGCACTGCGCACCGGGGAGCCCGTCCTCGCCCTCCACACCCAGCCGGAGACCGAGCCCCAGGACGGTGAACCGGAACCCGTCGGCGTCGAACTGCTCATCGCCCTGCCCGACCAGCCGGGCGTCCTGCCGGCCGTCGCCGGCGTCCTCGCCCTGCACCGGCTGACCGTACGCGCCGCCGACCTGCGCGCCATCGAGCTCCCCACGGAGCTCGGCCCCGGCGCCGTCCTTGTCCTGAACTGGCGCGTCGCCGCCGAATACGGATCCCTGCCCCAGGCCGCTCGGCTCCGCGCCGACCTCGTACGGACTCTCGACGGCAGCCTGGACATCCGCGCACGGCTGGCCGAACGCGAGGCCGCCTACCCGCGGCGACGCGGAGTCACCGCCCCGCCGCCCCGCGTCACCGTCGCCGCCGCCGACTCCCGCCTCGCCACCGTCATCGAGGTCCGCGCCCAGGACGCCCCCGGCCTGCTGCACCGCATCGGCCGGGCCCTGGAGGGCGCCGACGTCCGAGTCAGGAGCGCCCATGTCTCCACCCTGGGCGCCAACGCCGTGGACACCCTCTACGTGACCCGCCCCGACGGCTCCCTTCTGCCTGATGAAGAGGCCTCCGACCTGGCCCAGGCCCTGGAGGGCGCGCTGCGGTGA
- a CDS encoding P-II family nitrogen regulator, whose amino-acid sequence MKLITAVVKPHRLDEIKEALQAFGVQGLTVTEASGYGRQRGHTEVYRGAEYTVDLVPKIRIEVLVEDDDAEQLIDVVVKAARTGKIGDGKVWSVPVETAVRVRTGERGPDAL is encoded by the coding sequence ATGAAGCTCATCACCGCGGTCGTGAAGCCGCACCGGCTCGACGAGATCAAGGAAGCCCTCCAGGCTTTCGGGGTCCAGGGCCTCACGGTGACCGAGGCCAGCGGCTACGGCCGCCAGCGCGGCCACACCGAGGTCTACCGCGGTGCCGAGTACACCGTGGACCTCGTCCCCAAGATCCGCATCGAGGTGCTCGTCGAGGACGACGACGCCGAACAGCTCATCGATGTCGTGGTCAAGGCCGCCCGAACCGGCAAGATCGGTGACGGCAAGGTGTGGAGCGTGCCGGTCGAGACCGCCGTACGGGTCCGCACCGGCGAACGCGGTCCGGACGCACTGTAA
- a CDS encoding ammonium transporter — protein MAPAITTLAADELSAANTGFMLICSALVMLMTPALAFFYGGMVRVKSSLNMLMMSFISLGIVTILWVLYGFSLAFGTDSGSLIGWSSEYVGLSGIGVTELWDGYTIPVYVFAVFQLMFAILTPALISGALADRVKFTAWALFIALWVTVVYFPVAHWVWGAGGWLFEMGVIDFAGGTAVHINAGAAALGVILVIGKRVGFKKDPMRPHSLPLVMLGAGLLWFGWFGFNAGSWLGNDDGVGAVMFVNTQVATAAAMLAWLLYEKIRHGSFTTLGAASGAVAGLVAITPSGGSCSPLGAIAIGAIAGLVCAMAVGLKYKFGYDDSLDVIGVHLVGGVIGSLLVGFFATGGVQSDAKGLFYGGGLEQLGKQAIGVVAVLAYSLIASAILALLIDKTMGMRVSEDDEVSGIDQVEHAETAYDFSGAGGGASSRSTAAPAPAVTENKKVDA, from the coding sequence ATGGCACCAGCCATCACGACCCTGGCCGCAGACGAGCTGTCTGCCGCCAACACCGGGTTCATGCTCATCTGCTCCGCCCTGGTCATGCTGATGACCCCGGCACTCGCCTTCTTCTACGGAGGCATGGTCCGCGTCAAGTCCAGCCTGAACATGCTGATGATGAGCTTCATCAGCCTCGGGATCGTCACGATCCTCTGGGTGCTCTACGGCTTCAGCCTGGCCTTCGGCACCGACTCCGGATCGCTCATCGGCTGGTCCTCCGAGTACGTAGGCCTCAGCGGCATCGGCGTCACCGAGCTGTGGGACGGCTACACCATCCCGGTGTACGTCTTCGCCGTCTTCCAGCTGATGTTCGCGATCCTCACCCCCGCCCTGATCAGCGGCGCCCTCGCGGACCGCGTCAAGTTCACCGCGTGGGCCCTCTTCATCGCCCTCTGGGTCACCGTCGTCTACTTCCCTGTCGCCCACTGGGTCTGGGGCGCCGGCGGCTGGCTCTTCGAGATGGGCGTCATCGACTTCGCCGGCGGTACGGCGGTCCACATCAACGCCGGTGCCGCGGCCCTCGGCGTGATCCTCGTCATCGGCAAGCGCGTCGGCTTCAAGAAGGACCCGATGCGCCCGCACAGCCTCCCGCTGGTCATGCTCGGCGCCGGTCTGCTCTGGTTCGGCTGGTTCGGCTTCAACGCCGGCTCGTGGCTCGGCAACGACGACGGCGTCGGCGCCGTGATGTTCGTCAACACCCAGGTCGCCACCGCCGCCGCCATGCTCGCCTGGCTGCTCTACGAGAAGATCCGCCACGGCTCCTTCACCACCCTGGGCGCCGCCTCCGGCGCGGTCGCCGGCCTCGTCGCCATCACCCCGTCCGGCGGCTCCTGCTCCCCGCTCGGCGCGATCGCCATCGGCGCCATCGCCGGTCTCGTCTGCGCCATGGCCGTCGGCCTGAAGTACAAGTTCGGCTACGACGACTCCCTCGACGTCATCGGCGTCCACCTCGTCGGTGGTGTCATCGGCTCCCTGCTCGTCGGCTTCTTCGCCACCGGCGGCGTCCAGTCCGACGCCAAGGGCCTCTTCTACGGCGGCGGCCTGGAGCAGCTCGGCAAGCAGGCCATCGGTGTCGTCGCCGTCCTCGCCTACTCTCTGATCGCCTCCGCGATCCTCGCGCTGCTCATCGACAAGACGATGGGCATGAGGGTCAGCGAGGACGACGAGGTCTCCGGCATCGACCAGGTCGAGCACGCCGAGACCGCGTACGACTTCAGCGGAGCCGGCGGCGGCGCCTCCTCGCGCTCCACCGCCGCCCCCGCCCCCGCCGTCACGGAGAACAAGAAGGTGGACGCATGA
- a CDS encoding bifunctional DNA primase/polymerase has product MGFTIGGIREMRSGSRRRVRTTECTAVAEYTGLWGWDVVPGARAVSGQCSCGDPSCTAPGAHPFSFAAEVPAGAGLDDATKAWSEYPGASLLLPVGRTFDVIEVAEPAGRRALVRLERMGLPLGPVCATPTGRAWFFVAPGAAAELPQLLYRMGWDDADLDLRGLGPGDHVTAPPSDLGGLGPVRWLRPPTLDTAGAPPQARLLLGTLAYICHRTHF; this is encoded by the coding sequence ATGGGCTTCACGATCGGCGGCATTCGTGAGATGCGGTCCGGCTCACGACGCCGCGTCCGCACCACAGAGTGCACAGCGGTGGCCGAGTACACAGGACTGTGGGGCTGGGACGTGGTCCCCGGAGCGCGGGCGGTTTCCGGCCAGTGCTCCTGCGGGGATCCTTCCTGTACGGCTCCGGGGGCGCATCCGTTCTCGTTCGCCGCGGAGGTCCCGGCGGGCGCGGGTCTGGACGACGCGACGAAGGCGTGGTCGGAGTATCCGGGGGCGTCGCTGCTGCTGCCGGTGGGCCGGACCTTCGACGTGATCGAGGTCGCCGAACCCGCGGGGCGTCGGGCGCTGGTCCGGCTGGAGCGCATGGGGCTGCCGCTGGGCCCGGTCTGCGCGACGCCGACGGGACGGGCGTGGTTCTTCGTGGCGCCGGGAGCGGCGGCGGAGCTGCCGCAGCTGCTGTACCGGATGGGCTGGGACGACGCGGACCTGGATCTGCGGGGCCTCGGTCCCGGCGACCATGTGACGGCGCCGCCGTCGGATCTCGGGGGCCTGGGGCCCGTGCGGTGGCTGCGGCCGCCGACGCTGGACACGGCGGGTGCGCCGCCGCAGGCGCGGCTGCTTCTCGGGACCCTGGCGTACATCTGCCATCGCACGCACTTCTAG
- the ftsY gene encoding signal recognition particle-docking protein FtsY, protein MELILAVVIALVVAVAVTSGLVISGRKKKQLPPPEAPPTTPTITAPPAEPHVGDEAETPREEPRRTIEEVDLPATEAPVAVEDPVVAEAPALEIEVPEPTAGRLVRLRARLARSQNSLGKGLLTLLSRDNLDEDTWEEIEETLLTADVGVAPTQELVERLRERVRVLGTRTPDELRGLLREELITLLGPDFDRTVKTESDPGTPGVVMVVGVNGTGKTTTTGKLARVLVADGRSVVLGAADTFRAAAADQLQTWGERVGARTVRGPEGGDPASIAFDAVKEGIAEGADVVLIDTAGRLHTKTGLMDELGKVKRVVEKHGPLDEVLLVLDATTGQNGLVQARVFAEVVDITGIVLTKLDGTAKGGIVVAVQRELGVPVKLIGLGEGPDDLAPFDPAAFVDALIGDGA, encoded by the coding sequence ATGGAACTCATTCTTGCTGTAGTCATCGCCCTGGTCGTCGCCGTCGCCGTGACCAGCGGGCTCGTGATCAGCGGCCGCAAGAAGAAGCAGCTGCCGCCGCCCGAGGCGCCGCCCACCACGCCGACCATCACCGCTCCGCCCGCCGAGCCGCACGTCGGCGACGAGGCGGAGACGCCGCGGGAAGAACCACGCCGGACCATCGAGGAGGTCGACCTCCCGGCCACCGAGGCCCCGGTCGCGGTCGAGGACCCGGTCGTCGCCGAGGCGCCCGCGCTCGAGATCGAGGTGCCGGAACCGACCGCGGGCCGTCTCGTACGGCTCCGGGCCCGCCTCGCCCGCTCCCAGAACTCCCTCGGCAAGGGGCTGCTCACGCTCCTGTCGCGGGACAACCTCGACGAGGACACCTGGGAGGAGATCGAGGAGACCCTCCTCACCGCCGACGTCGGCGTCGCCCCCACCCAGGAGCTGGTCGAGCGGCTGCGCGAGCGCGTCCGCGTCCTCGGCACCCGCACCCCCGACGAGCTGCGCGGCCTGCTCCGCGAGGAGCTCATCACCCTTCTCGGCCCCGACTTCGACCGCACCGTGAAGACCGAGAGCGACCCCGGCACCCCCGGCGTCGTCATGGTCGTCGGCGTCAACGGCACCGGCAAGACCACGACCACCGGCAAGCTCGCCCGGGTCCTGGTCGCCGACGGCCGCTCCGTCGTCCTCGGCGCCGCGGACACCTTCCGTGCCGCCGCCGCGGACCAGCTCCAGACCTGGGGCGAGCGGGTCGGCGCGAGGACCGTGCGCGGCCCCGAGGGCGGCGACCCGGCGTCGATCGCCTTCGACGCGGTCAAGGAGGGCATCGCCGAGGGCGCCGACGTCGTCCTCATCGACACCGCCGGCCGTCTGCACACCAAGACCGGCCTCATGGACGAGCTCGGCAAGGTCAAGCGGGTCGTCGAGAAGCACGGCCCGCTGGACGAGGTCCTGCTCGTCCTCGACGCCACCACCGGCCAGAACGGCCTGGTCCAGGCGCGCGTCTTCGCCGAGGTCGTCGACATCACCGGCATCGTGCTCACCAAGCTCGACGGCACCGCCAAGGGCGGCATCGTCGTCGCGGTCCAGCGCGAGCTGGGCGTCCCGGTCAAGCTGATCGGCCTGGGCGAGGGCCCGGACGACCTGGCCCCCTTCGACCCGGCCGCCTTCGTCGACGCCCTGATCGGCGACGGGGCCTAG
- a CDS encoding cytosine permease, whose translation MPHAAESEGAVETRGLEPVPDAERTGHVRELFPTWVAANISVLLLTMGAGLVVFNGLNFWQVLVVATAAPILSYGIVGLISIAGKRGGSPGMALSRAVFGQRGNLFPGSLIWVARWGWETINAVTGAYAVLTVLDLLFGIKSNTALIVVTLMLFVACTFLVSGLGINALRVCSKWSTYLFGAFSVLVLVYLVANTEWSAVFDKPAGSTAMMIAGIGTIAAGGISWVPSGPDFTRYLPRTASSKAMVGSTIGGAGIVVLPMVLMGAVMAVATPGLASAQDPVSFIGELLPTWISVSYLIIALIGMLLINSMSMYSAGFTAQTLGIKVSRAAAVSVNAVISLVFGFLLMVVATSFIGSFISFLTLLAVAFSAWIGVFGVDMLRRRSYDGVALMDTTRTSAYWYRGGFAWQAMTAWAVALLVGLLFTKVDWFSGPLASSWIGENGLGWGATIVVAGALYAVLPRTPAPAAVAPTEVRETVSI comes from the coding sequence ATGCCCCACGCCGCCGAGAGCGAAGGTGCCGTCGAGACCCGTGGTCTCGAACCCGTCCCTGACGCCGAGCGCACCGGCCACGTCCGTGAGCTGTTCCCGACCTGGGTCGCCGCCAACATCAGTGTGCTGTTGCTCACGATGGGCGCGGGCCTGGTCGTCTTCAACGGCCTGAACTTCTGGCAGGTCCTCGTCGTCGCGACGGCCGCGCCGATCCTCTCGTACGGGATCGTCGGCCTCATATCGATCGCCGGAAAGCGTGGGGGCTCCCCCGGCATGGCCCTGTCGCGGGCCGTCTTCGGCCAGCGCGGCAATCTCTTCCCCGGGTCGCTGATCTGGGTGGCCCGCTGGGGCTGGGAGACGATCAACGCGGTCACCGGCGCCTATGCCGTGCTGACGGTGCTCGATCTGCTCTTCGGCATCAAGTCGAACACCGCGCTGATCGTCGTCACGCTGATGCTCTTCGTCGCCTGCACCTTCCTGGTGTCCGGGCTCGGCATCAACGCGCTGCGGGTGTGCAGCAAGTGGTCGACGTATCTGTTCGGTGCGTTCTCGGTCCTCGTGCTGGTGTATCTCGTCGCCAACACCGAATGGTCGGCGGTCTTCGACAAGCCGGCCGGTTCGACGGCCATGATGATCGCGGGTATCGGCACGATCGCGGCGGGCGGCATCAGCTGGGTCCCCTCCGGCCCCGACTTCACCCGTTATCTGCCGCGTACGGCGTCCTCGAAGGCGATGGTCGGCTCCACGATCGGCGGCGCCGGGATCGTCGTGCTGCCGATGGTTCTGATGGGTGCCGTGATGGCGGTGGCCACCCCCGGTCTGGCGTCGGCGCAGGACCCGGTGTCGTTCATCGGCGAGCTGCTCCCGACCTGGATCTCCGTGTCGTACCTGATCATCGCGCTGATCGGGATGCTGCTGATCAACTCGATGTCGATGTACTCGGCCGGGTTCACGGCGCAGACGCTCGGCATCAAGGTGTCGCGCGCCGCGGCGGTGAGTGTGAACGCGGTGATCAGCCTGGTCTTCGGCTTCCTGCTGATGGTGGTGGCGACCAGCTTCATCGGTTCGTTCATCTCGTTCCTGACGCTGCTCGCGGTGGCGTTCTCCGCGTGGATCGGCGTCTTCGGCGTCGACATGCTGCGGCGGAGGTCGTACGACGGCGTGGCGCTGATGGACACCACGCGCACGAGCGCCTATTGGTACCGGGGCGGCTTCGCCTGGCAGGCGATGACGGCGTGGGCGGTGGCCCTGCTGGTGGGTCTGCTGTTCACCAAGGTCGACTGGTTCTCCGGTCCGCTCGCCTCCTCCTGGATCGGGGAGAACGGGCTCGGCTGGGGCGCGACGATCGTGGTCGCGGGTGCGCTGTACGCGGTGCTGCCGCGGACGCCCGCGCCGGCGGCCGTGGCGCCGACCGAGGTCCGCGAGACTGTTTCCATCTGA
- a CDS encoding LLM class flavin-dependent oxidoreductase, whose protein sequence is MPFTVVRFNLVDPHATPESLSERYRAALAMAAYADEHGVDTVQTEEHHGATNNWLPSPFTFAGAVFGATKKIAVTVSAIIGPLHDPLRLAEEIAVLDLLSAGRLVTVAGIGYRPEEYEERGVDWGRRGKLQDLLLETLLQAWSGEPFTYQGRTVRVTPRPFTRPHPLLLVGGSSKAAARRAARLGLPFFPSAHLPELETYYRERCAEYGTEGWTMMPAEQTPLLHLSEDPDRSWELYGEHFLHEARTYASWQSKDIRSAVRSTATTVAELRAEGVYRIVTSDECVALGRELESLVLHPLCGGMPVEEAWRSLRLLGETVLPRLTA, encoded by the coding sequence ATGCCCTTCACAGTCGTACGGTTCAACCTCGTCGATCCCCACGCGACCCCCGAGTCCCTCTCGGAGCGCTATCGCGCCGCCCTCGCCATGGCCGCCTACGCCGACGAGCACGGCGTCGACACCGTCCAGACCGAGGAGCACCACGGCGCCACCAACAACTGGCTGCCCTCCCCCTTCACCTTCGCGGGGGCCGTGTTCGGCGCGACGAAGAAGATCGCGGTCACCGTCTCCGCGATCATCGGGCCGCTCCACGATCCCCTGCGGCTCGCCGAGGAGATCGCCGTCCTCGACCTGCTGAGCGCGGGGCGCCTGGTGACGGTCGCGGGCATCGGCTACCGGCCGGAGGAGTACGAGGAGCGCGGGGTCGACTGGGGCCGCCGCGGCAAGCTGCAGGACCTGCTCCTGGAGACCCTGCTGCAGGCGTGGTCCGGTGAGCCGTTCACGTATCAGGGCCGTACGGTACGGGTCACTCCGCGGCCGTTCACCCGGCCGCATCCGCTGCTTCTGGTCGGCGGTTCCTCGAAGGCGGCGGCGCGACGGGCGGCCCGGCTCGGGCTGCCGTTCTTCCCGAGCGCGCATCTGCCTGAGCTGGAGACGTACTACCGGGAGCGGTGCGCGGAGTACGGCACCGAGGGCTGGACGATGATGCCGGCCGAGCAGACCCCGCTGCTGCATCTCTCGGAGGACCCGGACCGGTCCTGGGAGCTGTACGGGGAGCACTTCCTGCACGAGGCGCGGACGTACGCCTCCTGGCAGTCGAAGGACATCCGCTCGGCGGTGCGCTCGACGGCGACGACGGTCGCGGAGCTGCGGGCGGAGGGGGTGTACCGGATCGTGACGTCGGACGAGTGCGTGGCGCTGGGGCGGGAGCTGGAGAGTCTGGTGCTGCATCCGCTGTGCGGCGGGATGCCGGTCGAGGAGGCGTGGCGCAGTCTGCGTCTGCTGGGGGAGACGGTGCTGCCCCGGCTCACGGCATAG